One window of Microbacterium sp. Root61 genomic DNA carries:
- a CDS encoding UDP-N-acetylglucosamine 1-carboxyvinyltransferase — protein sequence MYAVIDGAVPPVGRVRVSGAKNSATRLLSAALLSDERVELSNFPTRLVDVGHKVNFSRHTGADISVDHHSETVSVSADAVSSTLLTRDQYDVPIRTTYLLAAAQILRTGIARIPYPGGCPIGGGSSGARGYDLHIMVWEQLGATVRELEDHIEITANRGLIGGTINFPITTVGGTENALLCASVASGQTQIFNAYITPEVHDLIALLRRMGANISVFGTSHIVVDGKGAALSGAHMAVMPDRIEALTWIVYAILSGGNLTVEGVPFESMEVPLIHIAQAGVDLFRNSNAVHVTPDCLSSGSVQPFELACGAHPGVISDMQAFYVLLGLAGAGTSRVYDYRYPERIAFVDELAKLVQGDHLAAERGKITVRGPATFKPGVANSTDLRGSMAVVIAALCTEGRSVIQNVQMALRGYNDLESKLSRLGSRITVFDDAPAPAEVKELLGASAR from the coding sequence ATGTATGCCGTGATCGATGGCGCTGTCCCCCCTGTTGGGCGCGTGCGCGTCAGTGGCGCCAAGAACTCCGCGACTCGCCTTCTGTCGGCCGCCCTATTGAGTGATGAACGTGTCGAACTGAGCAACTTCCCCACGAGGCTCGTCGACGTCGGGCATAAGGTCAACTTCAGCCGTCACACCGGCGCCGACATCAGCGTGGATCACCACTCGGAGACCGTAAGTGTGTCCGCCGACGCCGTTAGTTCGACGCTCCTGACGCGTGACCAGTATGACGTCCCTATTCGGACGACCTACCTGCTGGCCGCTGCGCAGATTCTCCGAACAGGCATCGCTCGGATCCCTTACCCCGGCGGGTGTCCGATCGGCGGAGGCAGTTCAGGGGCCCGCGGCTACGACCTCCACATCATGGTGTGGGAGCAACTCGGCGCGACGGTGCGTGAACTCGAGGATCATATCGAGATCACGGCAAATCGGGGCCTCATCGGCGGCACCATCAACTTCCCGATCACGACCGTCGGTGGCACGGAGAACGCGCTTCTGTGTGCGAGTGTGGCCAGCGGGCAGACGCAGATCTTCAACGCCTACATCACACCCGAGGTACACGACCTCATCGCGCTTCTGCGTCGCATGGGTGCGAACATCTCCGTGTTCGGCACGAGCCACATCGTCGTCGATGGAAAGGGGGCCGCGCTGAGCGGCGCTCACATGGCTGTCATGCCCGACCGCATCGAGGCACTCACCTGGATCGTCTACGCGATTCTCTCTGGCGGCAATCTCACGGTCGAAGGGGTTCCTTTCGAGTCGATGGAAGTACCGCTGATCCACATCGCTCAGGCGGGTGTCGACCTCTTCCGCAATTCGAACGCAGTGCATGTGACACCTGACTGCCTATCGTCCGGCAGCGTGCAGCCCTTCGAACTGGCATGCGGAGCTCACCCGGGCGTCATTTCGGACATGCAGGCGTTCTATGTCCTCCTCGGTCTCGCCGGCGCCGGGACGTCTCGCGTTTACGACTACCGGTACCCCGAACGCATTGCCTTCGTCGATGAACTCGCGAAGCTCGTGCAGGGGGATCACCTTGCTGCCGAGCGCGGCAAGATCACGGTCCGTGGGCCGGCGACCTTCAAGCCGGGTGTGGCGAATTCGACCGATCTTCGAGGGTCGATGGCCGTCGTCATCGCTGCGCTGTGTACCGAAGGACGATCGGTCATCCAGAACGTGCAGATGGCGCTTCGCGGATACAACGACCTCGAGTCGAAACTGAGTCGGCTCGGATCGCGGATCACTGTATTCGACGACGCCCCCGCGCCCGCTGAGGTCAAGGAGTTGCTGGGTGCGAGTGCACGATAG
- a CDS encoding sugar transferase: MGAATSGARSDQWRERYARRLWFSDLFVLVWAAYGAQIVWFDGGNAQVAIREDSRLSDVSYWVFSGALVVVWMWALSLVDSRSHRVIGTGAAEYTRVANASFTLFGFIAILAFLTRVDVARGYLLVALPLGILLLVIERWLWRQWLIAHRSVGKYSAQVLLVGSEESVTQIARELRRSPSAGYTVIGACVPRGIIDQTLGDTDIPIMGTIDDVESVVHTGAADTVAITSIGDLPPMRVKQISWSLEAGRQHLILAPSLVDIAGPRIHSRPVAGLPLIHVETPRFSAGQRLLKRTMDLAMSVVGIIVISPALLILALCVKLSSPGPVIFSQTRVGLHGTEFRMLKFRSMVVNAEALLAGLERDRDAGNEVLFKMKNDPRVTPVGRFMRRFSLDELPQLFNVLGGSMSLVGPRPPLASEVALYADHVHRRFLVKPGVTGAWQVGGRSSLSWEESVRLDLSYVENWSLVGDFVILLKTAKAALAPAGNAH, translated from the coding sequence ATGGGCGCGGCCACGAGCGGCGCGCGCAGCGACCAGTGGCGAGAGCGCTACGCCCGCCGACTGTGGTTCAGTGATCTCTTCGTACTCGTCTGGGCGGCTTACGGGGCGCAGATCGTCTGGTTCGACGGCGGCAACGCACAAGTGGCGATCCGTGAAGACAGTCGCCTCAGCGACGTTTCGTACTGGGTGTTCTCCGGCGCCTTGGTCGTCGTGTGGATGTGGGCCCTCAGCCTCGTCGACTCGCGCAGCCATCGGGTGATCGGCACCGGCGCCGCCGAGTACACCCGCGTCGCCAACGCGAGCTTCACGCTCTTCGGATTCATCGCGATCCTCGCGTTCCTCACGCGGGTGGACGTGGCACGCGGGTACCTGCTCGTCGCGCTTCCGCTGGGCATCTTGTTGCTGGTGATCGAACGGTGGCTCTGGCGGCAATGGCTGATCGCCCACCGCTCGGTGGGCAAGTACTCAGCTCAGGTTCTCCTGGTCGGATCCGAGGAATCGGTGACCCAGATCGCACGCGAACTGCGGCGTTCCCCCAGCGCGGGGTACACGGTGATCGGTGCCTGCGTGCCCCGCGGAATCATCGACCAGACGCTAGGCGACACCGATATCCCGATCATGGGAACGATCGACGACGTCGAAAGCGTGGTGCACACGGGGGCTGCGGACACCGTAGCGATCACCAGCATCGGCGACCTCCCTCCCATGCGGGTGAAGCAGATCTCGTGGAGCTTGGAAGCCGGCCGCCAGCATCTCATCCTCGCCCCCAGCCTTGTGGACATCGCCGGCCCGCGCATCCATTCTCGACCTGTCGCGGGACTCCCCCTCATCCATGTGGAGACACCCCGGTTCTCAGCGGGGCAACGACTTCTCAAGCGGACGATGGACCTCGCGATGTCCGTCGTCGGGATCATCGTGATCAGCCCCGCCCTGCTCATCCTTGCCCTCTGCGTCAAGCTCAGCAGCCCCGGCCCAGTCATCTTCAGTCAAACTCGCGTGGGCCTGCACGGCACCGAGTTCCGCATGCTGAAGTTCCGCTCGATGGTCGTGAACGCGGAAGCCCTCCTCGCCGGTCTCGAACGCGACCGTGACGCCGGCAACGAGGTGTTGTTCAAGATGAAGAACGACCCCCGCGTAACCCCCGTAGGCCGATTCATGCGCCGTTTCAGTCTCGACGAGCTGCCTCAACTCTTCAACGTTCTTGGCGGCTCGATGTCGCTCGTGGGCCCGCGCCCCCCACTCGCATCCGAGGTCGCGCTCTATGCCGACCACGTACACCGCCGCTTCCTCGTGAAGCCTGGCGTCACCGGCGCATGGCAGGTCGGCGGGCGGTCCTCTCTGTCGTGGGAGGAGTCCGTTCGGCTCGATCTGTCCTATGTGGAGAACTGGTCGCTTGTCGGCGACTTCGTGATCTTGCTCAAGACCGCCAAGGCAGCGCTCGCCCCCGCGGGAAACGCGCACTGA
- a CDS encoding polysaccharide biosynthesis tyrosine autokinase, whose translation MELTDYIRILRKNWLIIIVATLVGIAVAAGWSLTRTPEYEAKSTVFVSSQAGGTIAELQQGSNFTQSRVTTYTNLVTTPIVMNPVIAQLDLGMTANELAKAVSAAAPLNTTLITITVTDSDPVKAADIANALGASLTAAVESIETPNGTETSPVRLTRVKDALPPLSPSSPNVPLNLALGALVGLALGIGTAVLRAVLDTRIRTPRDVEMVTDRPLIGAIAFDPKAKTRPLIVHADPLSPRAKSFRAVRTNLQFLDMDGRASFVITSSVPSEGKSTTTINLAIALADAGKRVALLDTDLRKPKVAEYLGIEGGVGLTDVLIGRARVGDVMMPWGQRSLYVLPAGKIPPNPSELLGSKQMRTLLEVLERDFDVVLCDAPPLLPVTDAAILARATSGAIVAVAAGRTNRHQLSGAVDALEKVGVKIAGVILTMVPTRGPDAYYSYGAGYGYGYGYTAEETKKERKKSRERRATAPDLAPGRSMAPPVLPPPAASVEATVPAAAPGATDDPAVTRPNARSDRRQPNVFDELGIPASPPETRTPAS comes from the coding sequence CTGACTACATCCGAATCCTGCGCAAGAACTGGCTGATCATCATCGTCGCCACTCTCGTCGGAATCGCCGTTGCCGCAGGATGGTCGCTCACGCGCACCCCCGAATACGAGGCGAAGAGCACCGTGTTCGTCTCGTCGCAGGCGGGAGGCACGATCGCCGAACTGCAGCAGGGCTCCAACTTCACGCAGTCCCGTGTGACGACGTACACCAACCTGGTGACCACGCCGATCGTCATGAATCCGGTGATCGCGCAGCTCGATCTCGGGATGACCGCGAACGAGCTCGCCAAGGCGGTCTCTGCTGCGGCGCCGCTGAACACGACGCTCATCACGATCACGGTGACCGACTCCGATCCTGTGAAGGCCGCCGACATCGCCAACGCGCTCGGTGCCAGCCTGACCGCGGCCGTCGAGTCGATCGAGACGCCGAACGGTACCGAGACCAGCCCGGTACGCCTCACCCGTGTCAAGGACGCCCTGCCTCCGCTCAGCCCGTCGAGCCCGAACGTGCCGCTCAACCTGGCACTCGGCGCCCTGGTCGGTCTGGCGCTCGGTATCGGGACCGCGGTGCTGCGCGCCGTGCTCGACACCCGCATCCGTACGCCGCGCGATGTCGAGATGGTCACAGACCGGCCGTTGATCGGCGCGATCGCCTTCGATCCGAAGGCCAAGACACGCCCGCTGATCGTGCACGCCGACCCGCTCAGCCCGCGCGCCAAGTCATTCCGCGCAGTACGCACGAACCTGCAGTTCCTCGACATGGATGGCCGCGCGAGTTTCGTCATCACCTCGAGCGTTCCGAGCGAGGGCAAGTCGACCACGACGATCAACCTCGCCATCGCACTGGCCGATGCGGGCAAGCGTGTCGCTCTGCTCGACACCGACCTGCGCAAGCCGAAGGTCGCCGAATACCTCGGCATCGAGGGCGGCGTCGGCCTCACCGACGTGCTGATCGGCCGCGCCCGCGTGGGCGACGTCATGATGCCGTGGGGTCAGCGCAGCCTGTACGTGCTCCCGGCCGGCAAGATTCCGCCGAACCCCAGTGAGCTGCTGGGGTCCAAGCAGATGCGCACGCTGCTCGAGGTCCTAGAGCGCGACTTCGACGTCGTGCTGTGCGACGCTCCCCCGCTGCTTCCGGTCACGGATGCCGCGATCCTGGCTCGCGCCACCAGCGGCGCGATCGTCGCCGTGGCCGCAGGTCGCACCAACCGCCACCAGCTCTCCGGCGCGGTCGATGCGCTCGAGAAGGTCGGCGTCAAGATTGCAGGCGTGATCCTGACGATGGTGCCCACGCGAGGCCCCGACGCGTACTACTCGTACGGTGCGGGATATGGCTATGGCTACGGGTACACCGCAGAGGAGACCAAGAAGGAGCGGAAGAAGTCGCGCGAACGCCGCGCGACCGCGCCCGATCTCGCACCTGGCCGTTCGATGGCACCGCCCGTACTGCCTCCGCCTGCGGCGTCAGTTGAGGCCACCGTTCCCGCTGCCGCGCCGGGCGCGACGGATGATCCGGCCGTGACGCGCCCGAACGCACGCAGCGATCGGCGCCAGCCGAATGTGTTCGACGAGCTCGGCATCCCGGCGTCTCCGCCGGAGACCCGCACACCTGCGTCGTAG